A single genomic interval of Chitinophaga sp. 180180018-3 harbors:
- a CDS encoding HEPN domain-containing protein, producing MPSNSAIKFHDRIGDLRHLRSLAIDSRIQPIQEKQKQVYLHSYLTGIVAAWDTYVKAITKEYLALISLPTDVRYMAVYNLLVGYTSTSIEKLNTPNADNVRNFLISTTGYDPISDWIWKARSLNGHQTRERLNEILKVRHSFAHGFSMPSYTWNQSKAGKTRLTTKAVDDATTLLSFLVQACDKGLKITLSTTHGIRVTW from the coding sequence ATGCCGTCAAATTCTGCGATTAAATTCCATGATAGGATAGGAGACTTAAGGCATCTACGGTCGTTGGCTATAGATAGTCGAATTCAACCTATACAAGAAAAACAAAAGCAGGTTTATTTACATTCTTATTTAACTGGTATAGTGGCCGCATGGGATACCTATGTCAAAGCCATTACCAAAGAGTATTTAGCACTAATATCGCTGCCAACAGATGTCAGATACATGGCTGTTTACAACTTATTAGTCGGATATACATCAACAAGCATTGAAAAGCTTAATACACCTAACGCAGACAATGTAAGAAACTTCTTAATTTCGACAACTGGGTATGACCCAATTAGTGATTGGATCTGGAAAGCAAGAAGCCTTAATGGGCATCAGACTCGGGAACGTTTAAATGAAATTTTAAAAGTACGTCATAGCTTTGCTCATGGATTTTCGATGCCGTCCTACACCTGGAATCAGTCAAAAGCAGGAAAAACTAGACTTACTACTAAAGCTGTTGATGACGCAACTACTCTTCTATCATTTCTTGTCCAAGCCTGTGACAAGGGTCTAAAAATCACACTTTCAACTACTCATGGGATACGAGTTACATGGTGA
- a CDS encoding SHOCT domain-containing protein — MKRSLVSILRAIFSVFILVFTPIFTMAQNSNPDSTLPRIVEDTLFTTYGYKILRGKEIKIGVGSMPDGDFKFIRVNAGSLFAYHSTTGYQGLANQANSFPRSQSGLLFKIKAIEARGSKKHGYNYYAKIGFGMKNYEIDVENAIASGELSVPDEFKPKPKNLSVVIEDKKGSSVADELKKLKELLDSGVLTKEEFDTAKKKILNN; from the coding sequence ATGAAAAGATCATTAGTTTCAATCCTTAGGGCTATTTTCTCTGTCTTTATCCTTGTATTTACCCCGATATTTACAATGGCGCAAAATTCAAATCCAGACTCGACGTTGCCAAGAATAGTAGAAGACACCCTCTTTACCACGTATGGATATAAGATATTGAGAGGCAAAGAAATTAAAATCGGAGTAGGATCAATGCCTGATGGAGATTTCAAATTTATTCGCGTTAATGCTGGATCTCTATTTGCATATCATTCGACTACGGGATATCAGGGATTAGCCAATCAGGCAAATTCGTTTCCTCGAAGCCAATCTGGATTGTTATTTAAGATAAAGGCCATTGAAGCGCGGGGCAGTAAAAAACATGGATATAATTACTATGCAAAAATTGGTTTTGGAATGAAAAATTATGAAATAGATGTAGAAAATGCAATTGCCTCTGGAGAGCTCTCAGTGCCAGATGAGTTCAAGCCAAAACCTAAGAATTTATCCGTTGTTATAGAAGACAAAAAAGGGAGTAGCGTTGCTGATGAATTGAAAAAATTAAAAGAACTACTGGACTCCGGGGTTTTAACGAAGGAAGAGTTTGACACGGCGAAGAAAAAGATCTTAAATAATTAG
- a CDS encoding NAD(P)H-dependent oxidoreductase, with protein MNSKKNALLINTHLTYPNRSEGRLNASLQNVARDFFISKGYAVLETKVEDGYDPVEEVAKHLQADIIILQTPINWFGAPWIYKKYADELFEAGHAKREFLEGDGRSRLDSTRQYGSGGKLLGKKFMVSATWNAPGEAFGDSEQRLMKGKTTADLLLNITSNYAFCGCVILPGFNSFDVVKNGTPKEDLENYSIHLAGVLGKIPL; from the coding sequence ATGAATAGTAAGAAAAACGCTCTACTGATCAATACACATCTGACCTATCCGAACAGATCAGAAGGGAGATTGAACGCATCCCTTCAGAACGTGGCGCGGGATTTTTTCATATCCAAGGGGTATGCGGTGTTGGAAACCAAAGTGGAGGACGGGTACGACCCAGTAGAAGAAGTTGCCAAGCATCTACAGGCAGATATCATCATTTTGCAAACCCCTATCAATTGGTTCGGAGCCCCCTGGATTTATAAAAAATATGCTGATGAACTTTTTGAGGCTGGTCATGCCAAACGTGAATTTTTGGAGGGCGACGGGCGCAGCAGATTGGACTCAACCAGGCAATATGGTTCCGGAGGGAAGTTACTGGGCAAAAAATTTATGGTGTCGGCCACGTGGAATGCACCAGGAGAAGCATTCGGGGATTCTGAGCAAAGGCTGATGAAAGGCAAAACAACCGCAGACCTGCTGCTGAACATTACCAGCAACTACGCATTTTGTGGCTGTGTCATCCTTCCGGGATTTAACAGCTTTGATGTGGTTAAGAATGGTACGCCAAAAGAAGACCTTGAAAATTACAGCATCCATCTGGCAGGTGTCTTAGGAAAAATTCCCTTATAG
- a CDS encoding NAD-dependent epimerase/dehydratase family protein, with translation MRKLELKVIITGATGMVGEGVLQECIGNSVVKKILLINRSPSGYSHPKIEELLHRDFNDLSPIAEKIQGYDACYFCAGISSVGKTEKEYTKLTYNLTTNFASAMAAINPQMTFCYISGQGTDSSEKGKSMWARVKGRTENALTKLPFKAVYNFRPAFMQPTKGARNVKGFYKVINVLYPFLRIFSKSFFMTLKEVGNAMLSVTMYGYGKNILETEDILLLSKRK, from the coding sequence ATGAGAAAATTGGAATTAAAAGTTATTATAACCGGAGCTACTGGAATGGTAGGTGAGGGCGTGTTACAGGAATGTATAGGCAATTCAGTAGTGAAGAAAATATTGCTTATCAATCGCAGCCCGAGTGGTTATTCCCATCCCAAAATTGAAGAGCTACTTCACCGGGATTTTAATGACCTTTCCCCAATTGCAGAGAAAATACAAGGCTATGATGCCTGCTATTTCTGTGCTGGGATTTCCTCCGTCGGAAAGACTGAAAAGGAATACACGAAACTCACTTATAATCTTACAACAAATTTCGCTTCCGCTATGGCGGCGATTAACCCGCAAATGACCTTCTGTTATATTTCCGGGCAAGGAACTGACAGCTCTGAAAAGGGAAAAAGCATGTGGGCGCGAGTGAAGGGAAGAACAGAGAATGCTTTAACGAAATTACCATTCAAAGCTGTTTATAATTTCCGACCTGCATTTATGCAGCCAACAAAAGGGGCTAGAAATGTAAAAGGTTTTTACAAAGTAATTAATGTACTATATCCTTTCCTAAGAATATTTAGTAAGTCTTTTTTTATGACCTTAAAAGAAGTAGGCAATGCAATGCTCAGTGTCACCATGTATGGTTACGGAAAGAATATTCTGGAAACCGAGGACATACTCTTGTTGAGTAAGAGAAAATAA
- a CDS encoding ParA family protein yields MISYAFWNNKGGIGKSFLCFVTSCEYAHQHPDTDVYVIDLCPQANVSETLLSTSDIESALGKVLKEPIRRSIGGYLEARLNNPFKALDDIEDFICYPRDYNSNIPENLYLVCGDNLLEIISEAIRQTSQLAIPVKAWSMVLNWVTDLTNSLQKRSGDREAVIMIDCNPSFAIYTQLAITAAHAMIIPFTPDESSHRAIKNVMALLYGVDLEDPKLNSYARINYHSRAMEEGIRLPKLHSFVSNRVTMYEGKESKAFKAISKVIKNTVDTFYAHYRNNFSTRTVPPSKEFLFIPDYHSACVYSATVGIPLHVIKPGPKDFRGERIQINKAPLDKYKYSLQKFVARL; encoded by the coding sequence ATGATTTCTTACGCTTTTTGGAATAACAAAGGTGGAATTGGAAAAAGTTTCTTGTGCTTTGTTACATCTTGTGAATATGCTCATCAGCATCCTGATACTGATGTATATGTTATTGATTTATGTCCGCAGGCGAACGTCTCGGAAACTTTATTGTCAACCTCCGATATTGAAAGTGCATTAGGAAAAGTTCTTAAAGAACCCATAAGAAGATCTATAGGAGGTTATCTTGAAGCTAGACTAAATAATCCGTTTAAAGCATTAGACGATATAGAAGATTTCATCTGTTATCCTAGAGACTATAACTCAAATATCCCTGAAAATCTTTATCTAGTTTGTGGAGATAACTTACTTGAAATTATCAGTGAGGCAATTCGTCAAACATCGCAATTAGCGATACCTGTAAAGGCTTGGTCAATGGTTTTAAACTGGGTAACAGATTTGACAAATTCCCTCCAAAAGAGAAGTGGTGATAGAGAAGCTGTTATAATGATAGATTGTAATCCCAGCTTCGCTATCTATACACAACTCGCCATAACAGCTGCCCATGCTATGATTATTCCATTTACTCCAGATGAAAGCTCTCACAGAGCTATAAAAAACGTTATGGCTTTATTGTATGGAGTTGATTTGGAAGACCCTAAATTGAATTCCTACGCTAGGATCAATTACCATAGCCGCGCTATGGAGGAAGGTATTCGTCTACCTAAGTTACACTCTTTTGTTTCTAATCGCGTAACTATGTATGAGGGCAAGGAGAGTAAAGCGTTCAAAGCAATAAGTAAAGTAATTAAAAATACTGTTGATACATTTTATGCGCATTACAGAAACAACTTTTCTACGCGGACAGTTCCTCCAAGTAAAGAATTTCTTTTTATTCCAGATTATCACAGCGCATGTGTATACTCAGCTACCGTAGGAATTCCCCTTCACGTCATTAAACCGGGCCCAAAAGATTTTAGGGGAGAAAGAATACAAATCAACAAGGCTCCCCTAGATAAATACAAGTACTCATTACAGAAATTTGTAGCCAGACTGTAG
- a CDS encoding phage integrase SAM-like domain-containing protein — MLLPIKLICPKGKMRKDGTCIIFIQYCGDKTILLNTEIAVPPKCWNRKFHRVTSDLPATYGTDDGLNGQLAILLRKASDIITHAVKKKIQDIPAFAKKTFHPAFDPPILEEKAQQAAALDPKINLDLIFQIEDYIKCKRDKVSAGMLNVYKKMKDHMAAFQEYRKTAITFDSFDFNLYESLVNFLTYDYVQRHS, encoded by the coding sequence ATGTTGTTACCAATCAAACTGATTTGCCCAAAGGGCAAAATGCGCAAAGATGGCACCTGTATCATCTTTATCCAATATTGCGGGGATAAAACCATTCTCCTGAATACGGAAATAGCCGTTCCTCCCAAATGTTGGAATCGTAAGTTTCACCGTGTTACCTCCGACCTCCCTGCAACATACGGGACCGACGACGGTCTAAACGGCCAGCTGGCAATCCTGTTACGCAAGGCGAGCGACATTATCACCCATGCGGTGAAAAAGAAAATACAGGATATTCCCGCATTTGCAAAGAAAACCTTCCACCCTGCTTTCGATCCCCCCATATTGGAAGAAAAGGCTCAGCAGGCGGCAGCCCTCGACCCCAAAATAAATCTCGATCTGATTTTTCAGATTGAAGATTATATCAAATGTAAGCGGGATAAGGTTTCTGCTGGCATGTTGAATGTTTATAAAAAAATGAAAGACCACATGGCGGCCTTTCAGGAATACAGGAAAACCGCTATCACATTTGATTCATTCGATTTTAACCTGTATGAGAGCCTTGTTAACTTCCTGACCTACGACTATGTGCAGCGCCATAGTTAA
- a CDS encoding NAD(P)H-binding protein: MKTKVLVLGAGGAIAQHVISFLLKNENIELTLFARHAEQLNDFKSSAKIIKGDVLNKEDINNAVKGQDIVYANLSGAVDQMAKVIVEAMNANGVKRLIFVTALGIYNEVAGKFGEWNSRMIGAELVRYRKAADVIEKSALDYTIVRPSWLTDKDETDYETTQKGEKFTGTEVARKAVGAYITAVIENPSNDVKASVGINKPGVYGDKPAFY, translated from the coding sequence ATGAAAACAAAAGTTTTAGTGCTGGGGGCTGGCGGAGCTATTGCACAGCACGTCATATCGTTTCTTCTGAAAAATGAAAATATTGAGTTAACATTGTTTGCACGACATGCTGAACAATTGAATGACTTTAAATCATCAGCGAAAATTATCAAAGGTGATGTATTAAACAAAGAAGATATAAACAATGCTGTCAAAGGACAGGATATTGTATATGCCAATCTATCGGGGGCGGTTGACCAGATGGCAAAAGTGATTGTAGAAGCAATGAATGCCAACGGAGTTAAGCGGTTGATTTTCGTAACGGCTTTGGGTATTTACAATGAAGTAGCTGGCAAGTTTGGCGAATGGAATAGCCGTATGATAGGTGCTGAGTTGGTTCGGTACAGAAAAGCGGCTGATGTTATTGAAAAATCGGCCCTTGATTATACCATCGTACGCCCGTCCTGGCTGACAGATAAGGACGAAACAGATTACGAAACTACCCAGAAGGGTGAAAAGTTTACGGGAACAGAAGTAGCAAGAAAAGCTGTTGGTGCTTATATTACGGCTGTTATTGAAAACCCATCAAACGACGTAAAAGCAAGTGTGGGAATAAATAAGCCCGGAGTTTACGGGGATAAGCCTGCTTTTTATTAA
- a CDS encoding alpha/beta hydrolase gives MENQINLAGMEHQPTATARMPKELLEAAKKQMDEISAEDYAKVMGLVNVCKREWRSILHKTPDDYGMANWEDIYFPADDGVPLSGWYIPAKGGESNKLIIFNHALPMSRAGFQGHMGMPWASLTDIEIDFVYQMKILTDAGYNVLAYDLRNHGQSGTANGGMSGIGQLEWRDCVGVKKYVDNHPRLGKMKVALFNQCLGAISQWVALDKHPELFANVECFCSPLVPNMGPIYQAFSELYGVSQYLDLLDFELLKAGGFSRTEMDPKKYAKNVKMPLLMWQVEHDSWTKNPETDQATFDAIPGNNKELIWIDSTLRFKDGYNYFGRNPEKVLAFLDKYMK, from the coding sequence ATGGAAAATCAAATCAATTTAGCAGGAATGGAACATCAGCCAACTGCTACAGCGAGAATGCCCAAAGAATTATTGGAAGCAGCCAAAAAGCAAATGGACGAAATTTCGGCAGAAGACTATGCCAAGGTGATGGGGTTGGTAAATGTTTGTAAAAGGGAATGGCGTAGCATTCTTCACAAAACACCGGACGATTATGGTATGGCAAATTGGGAAGATATTTATTTTCCTGCGGATGATGGCGTGCCACTTAGCGGATGGTATATTCCGGCAAAAGGAGGCGAAAGCAATAAGCTGATAATTTTCAACCATGCATTACCTATGTCCCGTGCAGGTTTTCAGGGACACATGGGAATGCCTTGGGCTAGTCTTACGGATATCGAAATCGATTTCGTGTACCAGATGAAAATTCTAACCGACGCAGGTTATAATGTGTTGGCTTATGACCTTAGAAACCATGGACAGAGTGGAACAGCAAACGGTGGAATGAGTGGTATTGGTCAATTGGAATGGCGTGATTGTGTTGGTGTGAAAAAATATGTGGATAATCATCCAAGGTTGGGCAAAATGAAAGTAGCTTTGTTCAATCAGTGTTTAGGCGCAATTTCACAATGGGTGGCTTTAGATAAACATCCTGAGTTATTTGCAAACGTAGAATGTTTTTGTAGTCCATTAGTTCCCAATATGGGCCCAATTTATCAGGCATTTTCGGAATTGTACGGTGTATCACAATACCTTGATTTATTAGATTTTGAATTATTGAAAGCAGGCGGTTTTTCCCGTACTGAAATGGATCCCAAAAAATATGCAAAAAATGTGAAAATGCCATTGTTGATGTGGCAGGTTGAACACGATTCATGGACAAAAAACCCGGAAACTGACCAGGCTACATTTGATGCCATTCCGGGAAATAACAAGGAACTTATCTGGATAGACAGTACCCTTCGTTTTAAAGACGGCTACAACTACTTCGGGCGAAATCCTGAAAAAGTGTTGGCTTTCTTAGATAAATATATGAAGTAA
- a CDS encoding ABC transporter permease, protein MVTIYLYLSRRLIEDFYRRQRLVLMDRARFAFRRLAKVLHLLGLFCVLSMFSATFYLAVAFVLILIAVEVMLKSDSSVQLTTPIADRSDAKERGRRLKEAVVANRLYEDTELTLTSLAVKLNILPHDLSRIINSGLKKNFSDFINEFRVREVARKMQDPACDRLTLLAIAYESGFNSKTTFNRVFKEMTGKTPVEYKNSLKKEVPNDKLAPRSRIKQVILRSESPPNWVTETSKRNNMIRLYLKIAYRQLRKEKMYAAIKIGGFALGIAACLLIGLYIHNQMNYDRFYPDADRIYRVAGVGTIDKGLGWPAPLSRAIQNDFPEVAYSGRIRPINSYVGHAELRRADQAQNTYEQGIIYADQSFLDVLQLPMVSGNGSTALKEPLTMVISQTIADKYYHGQNPVGQVMYIDNDKAHPYRISAVMADIPTTSHLHPFNFFLTLSGMEFGDNEQNDWNWFNYAQYIKLKAGTDVAAFEKKLNAGIGKNYWLPNFLRGGMKEPEKEVNKISFHLQPVKDINLYSYDFSDGITNGDIHFIWLFGAIAIFILAIACINFINLSTAKSVNRAKEVGLRKVVGSYRSSLIMQFITESLIYSFISFILGIALAWLLLPYFNTVASNSIAIPWLEWWFVPVILVSAIIIGALAGLYPAFYLSSFQPVQVLKGTISNGSKSPLLRNGLVVFQFAASIILIIGTIVIYSQMHFILNHKVGFDKDQVMVLHGTNTLGDQNISSFKTALTQIATVKSVSISDYLPISGTLRNGNIFFIEGRGKLDQGVGGQFWQVDDSYLESLGIKLVEGRNFSYNMASDTAGGSVIINQTMVKKLGLKNPVGMRINNGGGVFTVIGVVQDFNFESLRSSIEPIVLHFSLSPSMMLVKFSGANVQNTVTGISDIWKKFSPDQPIRYTFLDQEFASMYADVLRTGTIFTSFAVFAILIACLGLFALSAFMAEQRRKEIGIRKVLGASVQRITTLLSADFIKLVLLAILIASPIAWWAMNTWLQNFAYRINISWWMFAAAGLGAILIALLTVSFQSVKAALANPVKSLKTE, encoded by the coding sequence TTGGTCACAATCTATTTGTACCTATCGCGCCGGCTGATAGAGGATTTCTATCGCCGACAGCGGCTGGTGCTGATGGACAGAGCACGTTTTGCTTTCCGGCGACTGGCCAAAGTGTTGCACTTGCTAGGCTTGTTCTGTGTGTTATCAATGTTTAGTGCTACTTTCTATTTGGCTGTTGCCTTTGTACTGATTTTAATTGCCGTGGAAGTGATGTTGAAATCGGACAGCAGTGTGCAGTTGACGACGCCGATAGCCGATAGATCGGATGCAAAGGAGAGAGGCCGGAGACTAAAAGAAGCCGTGGTCGCAAATCGCCTCTACGAGGATACCGAACTTACATTGACTTCACTTGCGGTGAAACTGAATATCCTCCCGCATGACTTATCCAGGATAATCAACTCCGGACTGAAAAAGAACTTCAGTGATTTTATAAACGAATTCCGGGTTCGTGAAGTTGCCCGGAAAATGCAGGACCCGGCCTGCGACCGGCTCACGCTGCTGGCTATTGCCTATGAGTCCGGGTTTAATTCCAAAACAACTTTCAACCGGGTTTTCAAAGAAATGACCGGCAAAACCCCGGTGGAATACAAAAACAGCTTGAAAAAAGAGGTTCCAAATGATAAGTTGGCACCCCGGTCAAGAATCAAGCAGGTAATATTGCGTTCGGAAAGCCCGCCAAATTGGGTGACAGAAACATCAAAACGCAATAACATGATAAGACTTTATCTTAAGATCGCTTACCGCCAGCTGCGTAAGGAAAAAATGTATGCGGCAATCAAGATCGGCGGATTCGCCCTGGGCATCGCTGCTTGTTTGCTTATCGGATTATATATTCATAACCAGATGAATTACGATCGCTTTTATCCTGACGCGGACCGCATTTACCGCGTTGCAGGCGTCGGCACAATAGATAAGGGATTGGGGTGGCCGGCGCCGTTGTCCAGGGCTATTCAGAACGATTTTCCCGAAGTTGCCTATTCAGGGCGTATCAGGCCAATTAATTCATACGTTGGCCACGCGGAGCTGCGCCGTGCCGACCAGGCTCAAAACACTTACGAGCAGGGCATTATTTACGCTGATCAGTCATTCCTCGACGTTTTGCAATTGCCAATGGTATCTGGCAACGGCAGCACAGCTTTAAAGGAGCCGCTAACGATGGTGATCTCCCAAACCATAGCCGATAAGTACTATCATGGTCAGAACCCAGTTGGCCAGGTGATGTACATTGACAATGATAAGGCTCACCCCTATCGCATCAGCGCAGTGATGGCCGACATTCCTACAACCTCGCATTTACACCCATTCAACTTTTTCCTTACATTGTCCGGGATGGAGTTTGGGGACAACGAGCAGAATGACTGGAATTGGTTTAACTATGCCCAATACATTAAACTAAAAGCCGGCACCGATGTGGCAGCATTTGAAAAAAAACTCAACGCTGGCATCGGAAAAAATTATTGGCTGCCTAATTTCCTAAGAGGAGGTATGAAAGAACCTGAAAAAGAAGTTAACAAGATCTCTTTTCACCTGCAACCGGTAAAAGATATTAACCTTTATTCTTATGATTTTTCGGATGGAATAACGAACGGGGATATACACTTTATCTGGCTGTTCGGCGCTATTGCCATATTCATCCTGGCTATTGCATGCATCAATTTTATCAATCTCTCCACTGCCAAATCGGTTAACCGCGCCAAAGAGGTAGGTCTGCGCAAAGTTGTAGGCTCATACCGCAGCAGCCTCATTATGCAGTTTATTACCGAATCACTGATCTACAGCTTCATCTCGTTTATTTTAGGTATCGCTTTGGCGTGGCTGTTATTGCCTTATTTCAATACCGTCGCATCCAATTCCATCGCAATACCATGGCTGGAATGGTGGTTTGTGCCGGTTATCTTGGTTTCAGCCATAATTATTGGTGCGCTTGCCGGTTTATATCCTGCCTTTTATCTTTCCAGCTTCCAGCCAGTGCAGGTATTAAAAGGCACTATCAGCAACGGGAGCAAAAGCCCCTTACTGCGAAACGGCCTGGTGGTCTTCCAGTTCGCTGCCTCCATTATATTGATCATCGGCACCATTGTTATTTACAGCCAAATGCACTTTATCCTGAACCACAAGGTGGGCTTTGATAAGGACCAGGTAATGGTATTGCATGGCACCAATACGCTGGGTGATCAAAATATCAGCAGTTTCAAAACAGCATTAACCCAAATTGCCACGGTAAAAAGCGTATCGATAAGCGATTATTTACCGATAAGTGGCACCCTTCGTAACGGAAATATATTCTTCATAGAAGGGCGCGGAAAGCTCGACCAGGGAGTTGGGGGGCAGTTTTGGCAGGTAGACGATAGTTACCTGGAATCATTGGGCATTAAGTTAGTCGAAGGCCGGAATTTCTCCTATAATATGGCTAGTGACACGGCAGGCGGATCAGTCATTATCAATCAAACCATGGTCAAAAAACTTGGTTTGAAAAATCCTGTCGGTATGCGCATTAACAACGGCGGCGGTGTGTTTACAGTTATTGGTGTTGTACAGGACTTTAATTTCGAATCATTGCGCAGCAGTATCGAACCCATTGTGCTTCATTTCAGTCTCAGTCCGTCAATGATGCTAGTAAAGTTCAGCGGAGCGAATGTGCAAAATACCGTTACCGGCATTTCGGACATCTGGAAAAAGTTCTCACCCGATCAACCAATCCGCTATACTTTCCTTGACCAGGAGTTCGCCAGTATGTATGCCGATGTACTGCGCACCGGCACCATTTTTACAAGCTTCGCGGTATTTGCCATCCTCATTGCCTGTTTAGGATTATTCGCCCTTTCAGCCTTTATGGCCGAACAGCGCAGAAAAGAGATCGGCATTCGCAAGGTATTAGGCGCCAGTGTACAGCGCATCACTACCTTGTTGTCTGCAGACTTTATAAAGCTGGTGTTGCTGGCAATTCTTATTGCTTCGCCTATTGCCTGGTGGGCTATGAACACCTGGCTTCAGAATTTCGCATATAGGATCAACATCAGTTGGTGGATGTTTGCGGCAGCAGGGCTTGGCGCTATTTTGATTGCACTCCTAACGGTGAGCTTCCAATCGGTCAAAGCCGCCCTGGCCAACCCGGTGAAGAGCTTAAAAACAGAATGA
- a CDS encoding P-loop NTPase fold protein, translating to MNINHRFEDIPEDDPFANDKLDREKIAKILTSLIKSYSNGFVLSINGQWGTGKTTFIKMWQLYLVKDKFTTIYFNAWENDFESNPLVALLAELGAITRKEGNTFNSLLKKASILSKSVVPALIKGVASKYIDKEIFTEALGKIAEGAMDIFKEEVDEYVKKKESLNEFRKELEKYVSNNIDQKPLVLFIDELDRCRPNYAVELLEKVKHLFNVPGIVFVLSIDKIQLGNAIKGFYGSENIDSSEYLRRFIDLEFSLPAPNTEIFCSHLYRHFDFDGFFKNPQRPRSLEIAHDGRYFLEFAILLFSRAQTTLRQQEKIMARARVALNSFAINYYVLPVLFLYLLYAREFYPSFYKKLTLRQEKPEQILIGFKETLPHQIGPSDESYDRFMELEVLLAATYDKFFRELHHSSEPIVTERDRLILNIKPALDSTTDGSKFLSFYSTLIRTSIQQLRISHLFEKIDLLESFVTSP from the coding sequence ATGAATATTAATCACAGATTTGAAGACATCCCTGAAGACGACCCATTTGCGAATGACAAATTAGATAGGGAAAAGATTGCTAAAATTCTAACAAGCCTCATAAAATCCTATTCAAACGGATTTGTACTTTCTATAAATGGACAATGGGGCACGGGCAAAACTACTTTTATAAAAATGTGGCAACTTTACCTAGTCAAAGATAAATTTACTACAATTTATTTTAACGCTTGGGAGAATGACTTTGAGTCCAACCCACTTGTTGCACTACTCGCAGAATTGGGCGCGATAACTCGCAAAGAAGGCAATACATTTAACTCTCTTCTCAAAAAGGCCTCCATACTCAGCAAAAGCGTTGTTCCTGCTTTAATTAAGGGCGTTGCGTCAAAATATATAGATAAAGAAATATTTACAGAAGCTCTAGGAAAAATAGCAGAAGGGGCAATGGATATTTTTAAGGAAGAGGTAGATGAATACGTAAAGAAAAAGGAAAGTTTGAATGAATTCAGAAAAGAGCTTGAGAAGTATGTATCTAATAATATTGACCAAAAGCCACTGGTCTTGTTTATAGACGAACTTGATCGCTGTCGGCCCAATTATGCTGTCGAACTATTGGAAAAAGTAAAACATCTATTTAATGTTCCTGGAATCGTTTTCGTCTTGTCTATAGATAAAATACAGCTTGGCAACGCCATTAAGGGATTCTATGGCAGCGAAAACATTGACAGTTCAGAGTATCTCAGAAGATTTATCGACTTGGAATTTAGTTTACCTGCACCTAATACAGAGATCTTTTGCTCTCATCTCTATAGACATTTCGATTTTGATGGATTCTTCAAAAATCCACAACGCCCACGTAGTTTGGAAATTGCACACGATGGACGTTATTTTCTAGAGTTTGCAATTCTACTTTTTTCGCGCGCACAGACAACGCTCAGGCAACAGGAAAAAATTATGGCGCGTGCACGAGTGGCCCTCAATTCTTTTGCCATTAATTATTATGTACTTCCAGTGTTATTCCTCTATCTCCTTTATGCGAGAGAGTTTTATCCTAGTTTCTATAAAAAACTTACCCTCAGGCAAGAGAAGCCTGAACAAATCCTAATCGGATTCAAAGAAACATTACCGCATCAAATAGGTCCCTCAGATGAGAGCTATGATAGATTTATGGAGCTTGAAGTTCTACTTGCTGCGACATACGATAAATTCTTCAGGGAATTGCATCATAGTAGTGAGCCTATAGTAACAGAGAGAGACAGACTAATTCTTAATATTAAACCTGCTTTAGACAGCACTACAGATGGATCTAAATTCCTTAGCTTTTATAGCACCTTAATTCGCACCAGTATTCAACAGCTGCGAATCAGCCACCTGTTCGAAAAAATTGATCTTTTGGAATCATTTGTAACATCGCCGTAA
- a CDS encoding cupin domain-containing protein, with the protein MYSEKEIIEMGFQPAPADYFTGKAWLKSYVFPDDNTNAYIGEVLFEPGTRNNWHTHGSNQILLVREGICYCQEEGKPIQKINAGDFVNIMPGVKHWHGASPDEVMIHTAIGINAEKGLVTWMEPVTDMQYNQ; encoded by the coding sequence ATGTATTCAGAAAAGGAAATAATTGAAATGGGATTTCAACCCGCTCCCGCGGATTATTTCACGGGGAAGGCCTGGTTAAAGAGCTATGTTTTCCCGGATGATAATACAAATGCCTACATTGGCGAGGTACTCTTTGAACCTGGCACACGAAACAACTGGCATACGCATGGAAGCAACCAGATTTTATTGGTGCGTGAAGGTATTTGCTACTGTCAGGAAGAAGGCAAGCCTATACAAAAAATCAACGCAGGAGATTTTGTAAACATTATGCCCGGTGTTAAACATTGGCATGGAGCATCGCCTGATGAAGTGATGATACATACGGCTATTGGCATCAATGCGGAGAAGGGATTAGTGACCTGGATGGAGCCGGTTACCGATATGCAATACAACCAATAA